The following coding sequences lie in one Eremothecium sinecaudum strain ATCC 58844 chromosome IV, complete sequence genomic window:
- the GTR1 gene encoding Rag GTPase GTR1 (Syntenic homolog of Ashbya gossypii AFR446W; Syntenic homolog of Saccharomyces cerevisiae YML121W (GTR1)) has product MSSNNRKKLLLMGRSGAGKSSMRSIIFSNYSAFDTRRLGATIDVEHSHLRFLGNLTLNLWDCGGQDVFMENYFTQQKDHIFQMVQVLIHVFDVESQEVRRDIDIFMRALKQLKRYSPGAKIFVLLHKMDLVQLDKRHELFELMISKLQETSEIYGFPDLVGFPTSIWDESLYKAWSQIVCSLIPNMDLYQSNLKNLKEVMDAREIILFEKATFLVVCSSNTSTGKSLDPKRFEIISNVMKNFKQSSMKLKSSFRTLVLNDKIYVSELSPDMMCFIVLNKSEDPQDLILENIKKARVYFQ; this is encoded by the coding sequence ATGTCGTCTAATAATCGCAAGAAGCTGCTGCTTATGGGCCGCTCTGGAGCGGGAAAGTCTTCTATGCGTTCTATTATTTTTTCTAATTACTCAGCTTTCGACACACGGCGCTTAGGGGCTACAATTGACGTTGAGCATTCCCACCTTAGATTCCTGGGGAACCTTACTTTGAATTTATGGGATTGTGGAGGGCAGGATGTGTTTATGGAGAACTACTTTACGCAGCAGAAGGATCATATATTTCAAATGGTGCAAGTGTTAATACATGTATTTGACGTGGAGTCGCAAGAAGTGCGAAGGGATATAGACATATTTATGAGGGCTTTGAAGCAATTGAAGAGGTATAGCCCGGGTGCTAAGATTTTCGTATTGTTGCATAAGATGGATTTGGTACAACTTGACAAGAGACACGAGCTATTTGAACTGATGATTAGTAAATTACAAGAGACATCTGAGATATATGGGTTCCCTGATTTAGTAGGGTTCCCTACTAGTATATGGGACGAAAGTCTATACAAAGCGTGGTCGCAAATTGTCTGCTCGCTAATTCCCAATATGGATCTTTATCAGTCTAACCTAAAAAATCTAAAGGAAGTCATGGATGCTAGAGAAATTATCCTTTTCGAAAAGGCGACTTTCTTGGTGGTTTGTTCTAGCAATACGTCAACTGGAAAGTCGCTCGATCCCAAAAGGTTTGAGATAATTAGCAATGTCATGAAGAACTTTAAGCAAAGCAGCATGAAGCTTAAAAGCTCGTTTAGGACCCTTGTGTTAAACGATAAAATATATGTCAGCGAATTGTCACCGGATATGATGTGTTTTATTGTATTGAATAAAAGTGAGGATCCGCAAGACTTGATACTAGAGAACATAAAGAAAGCAAGGGTATATTTCCAGTAG
- the ERG9 gene encoding bifunctional farnesyl-diphosphate farnesyltransferase/squalene synthase (Syntenic homolog of Ashbya gossypii AFR444C; Syntenic homolog of Saccharomyces cerevisiae YHR190W (ERG9)): MHTSKIVQFIKHPLELKAALKIKLFRTPLYQVDNSQDSKDLKRCYELLAQTSRSFTAVIKELHPELRDAVMLFYLILRALDTMEDDMTIDPEVKVPLLRTFHEKLDLEEWNFTGNSEGERYRQVLVEFDCILREYHKLKPEYQEIIQVITKKMAYGMAEYILDEKFNLDGLDTVKHYDLYCHYVAGLVGEGLTQLLVLAKFATPDLYEEYPQLYESMGLFLQKTNIIRDYAEDLEEGRSFWPREIWSQYASQLADFSKPENTQQGVYCINHLVLNALSHVNDVLTYLSSVKEPSCFQFCAIPQVMAIATLSLVFGNQDTLHRNVKIRRGTTCYLILKSRTFSGCIEIFKYYLREIRNQLIVDDPNYLELNIQISKIEQFIAEMYQYNLPPSVEPKELPIYQKVKERSAYDLEMLPKEQEEEFKFNMALSMLITFLAAIFYHIL, translated from the coding sequence ATGCATACAAGTAAAATTGTGCAATTTATCAAACATCCGCTTGAACTAAAAGCTGCTTTAAAGATAAAACTCTTCAGAACTCCTTTATATCAGGTAGATAACAGTCAGGACTCTAAGGATTTAAAGAGATGTTATGAGCTATTAGCGCAGACTTCTAGGTCTTTCACCGCAGTGATTAAGGAACTTCATCCTGAATTACGTGATGCGGTTATGTTATTTTATTTAATTTTGAGAGCATTGGATACGATGGAGGACGATATGACGATTGATCCGGAGGTAAAAGTACCATTACTGAGGACTTTTCATGAGAAGTTAGACTTGGAGGAGTGGAATTTCACTGGTAACTCGGAGGGCGAGCGCTACCGGCAAGTTTTGGTGGAGTTTGACTGTATTCTACGGGAATACCATAAGTTGAAACCTGAATATCAAGAAATCATTCAGGTCATTACCAAAAAGATGGCTTACGGTATGGCGGAATATATACTGGACGAAAAGTTCAATTTGGATGGGTTAGACACAGTGAAGCATTACGACCTGTACTGTCATTACGTGGCGGGTCTGGTTGGAGAAGGGCTTACGCAATTGCTGGTGCTTGCTAAATTTGCCACTCCCGACCTCTATGAAGAGTACCCTCAGCTTTACGAAAGCATGGGGTTGTTCCTGCAAAAGACGAATATTATCAGGGATTATGCTGAGGATTTGGAAGAGGGACGTTCCTTCTGGCCCAGAGAAATCTGGTCTCAGTACGCTTCCCAACTGGCTGATTTTTCGAAACCAGAAAATACTCAGCAAGGTGTATACTGTATTAATCATCTCGTTCTTAATGCATTGAGCCATGTTAACGATGTCTTAACTTATCTGTCTTCTGTGAAAGAGCCTTCTTGCTTCCAGTTTTGTGCAATTCCACAGGTAATGGCCATTGCTACGTTATCGCTTGTCTTTGGCAACCAAGACACCTTGCACAGAAATGTTAAAATCAGAAGAGGCACAACTTGCTACTTAATCTTGAAGTCGAGGACATTCTCGGGATGTATAGAGATATTCAAGTACTATTTGCGTGAAATCAGAAACCAATTGATAGTGGATGATCCTAACTACTTGGAACTAAACATTCAAATATCCAAAATTGAACAATTCATAGCAGAAATGTACCAGTATAATTTACCACCGTCAGTTGAGCCCAAGGAACTTCCAATTTACCAGAAGGTCAAAGAGCGTTCCGCATATGACCTCGAAATGTTGCCAAAAGAGCAGGAAGAAGAGTTCAAGTTCAACATGGCGTTGTCGATGTTAATCACGTTCTTAGCTGCTATCTTTTACCATATTCTCTAA
- the PTH1 gene encoding aminoacyl-tRNA hydrolase (Syntenic homolog of Ashbya gossypii AFR445C; Syntenic homolog of Saccharomyces cerevisiae YHR189W (PTH1)) — MILLASIKVTSSRLRAARRISFCITGLGNPEPEYALTRHNAGLLLLDLIKQTYVSKSAWQSSNIRRVNAHYCKNHELDLMLLRSDGQYINCSGPNIVPIWKKLPPKCSHVVFHDDIRLPLGKLRLRTPGTSCGGHNGLRSLAGLAREEYPYHVLSIGIGRPAKGDIPSYVLGRFSSLELSTIRENVLPDALKILRKNWPEYLDRR; from the coding sequence ATGATTCTTTTGGCCAGCATTAAGGTCACGTCGTCACGACTTCGAGCTGCTCGGCGCATTAGTTTTTGCATCACTGGCCTCGGAAATCCGGAACCAGAATACGCGCTAACTCGTCACAACGCAGgccttcttcttctagACCTGATTAAACAAACCTACGTATCTAAATCCGCATGGCAGTCTAGTAATATACGAAGGGTGAACGCTCATTACTGTAAGAATCACGAGCTGGACCTCATGCTCCTGCGCTCGGATGGCCAATACATAAATTGCAGTGGGCCAAATATCGTCCCCATCTGGAAAAAGCTGCCTCCAAAATGTAGTCACGTGGTATTTCACGACGATATAAGACTACCGCTCGGCAAACTACGACTACGTACTCCTGGTACCAGCTGCGGAGGTCACAATGGTCTCAGGAGTCTTGCCGGCCTCGCGCGCGAAGAATACCCTTATCATGTCTTGTCCATTGGAATCGGTAGGCCTGCTAAAGGCGACATTCCAAGCTACGTCCTGGGTAGATTCTCATCCCTGGAACTCTCTACTATAAGAGAAAATGTCCTCCCTGATGCGCTAAAAATACTGCGAAAAAATTGGCCAGAATACTTAGATAGACGTTAA
- a CDS encoding HDL444Wp (Syntenic homolog of Ashbya gossypii AFR443C; Syntenic homolog of Saccharomyces cerevisiae YMR284W (YKU70)) produces the protein MSAEKPDFLKSILDSAPLHPDDKRHLTFNAHEGIAFCIELSSSMYDPCKELDGKPQLLEILESLFELMEQLVAVMPDTGVGCYFFHCAHSESKQGIYELFPLRDINVKNMKKLYKMLESLRLGYSSLEKELPFDDTLPSTLDAVFSQVRDQFLLDLPGQRMYTNKKLFLFTDNDKPTDSKDLESRTRLRKVVDDLNDYYINFTTFFIGSEHPFDESFYADILKLGSTTIPDYTGPSTLPISASYIRSKVLRKKEVKRLRYSCMLTLNEEAGFHVAVKGYALVSNERPGARYRYVYQFEHVQKEAFSRRSYLDPLTAQELKPDDLKRAYQIGDDYLEFSEKDQRLMASSYSPTELPFLNLLGFCLAAEAVHLYDNIQHVTFVTPNDSVYEGSSAALSALYRSLLKKQLVGIIWGKLRTTSMPALFAFVPVQPREGNKQTTRFSEGFYLIRLPFQEELRKFPTPVQTSSSTLLHSQDYPVFRKISMRIIDHLVLSSSYVPAQFKNPAIAAHFRVLAEHLFEEASEDSVKDGHKRNLEKIQELDNTVTRLQALRNRVMADAESALARYLKHWNAFYNRQGKQPGGSSSGSSSARYTKRKKP, from the coding sequence ATGTCTGCAGAAAAGCCAGATTTCCTCAAGAGTATTCTTGACTCGGCCCCGCTGCATCCGGATGATAAAAGACACCTGACCTTTAACGCTCATGAAGGAATTGCTTTCTGCATTGAGCTGTCCAGTTCTATGTATGACCCATGTAAAGAACTGGATGGCAAACCACAGCTACTTGAGATCCTTGAATCCCTATTCGAGCTCATGGAGCAGCTGGTAGCTGTGATGCCAGATACAGGTGTTGGTTGCTATTTCTTCCACTGCGCACATTCAGAATCGAAACAGGGAATCTACGAGTTATTCCCTCTAAGGGACATTAATGTCAAGAATATGAAGAAGCTCTATAAAATGCTTGAATCACTTAGACTTGGATACAGCTCATTGGAGAAGGAATTGCCATTTGATGACACTCTGCCTTCTACTTTAGATGCTGTATTTTCCCAAGTGAGAGACCAATTTCTCCTAGACCTCCCTGGTCAACGCATGTACACCAATAAAAAGCTATTTCTGTTCACCGATAATGACAAACCAACCGACTCCAAGGACTTAGAATCCCGTACCCGTCTTAGAAAGGTTGTGGATGACCTTAACGACTACTATATTAATTTTACCACATTTTTTATAGGATCTGAACATCCCTTCGACGAATCTTTTTATGCTGACATACTGAAGCTCGGCTCAACCACAATTCCGGACTATACTGGACCCAGCACGCTTCCTATTTCAGCTAGCTACATTCGATCTAAGGTTCTAAGGAAGAAAGAAGTAAAACGTCTCAGATATAGCTGTATGCTGACACTTAACGAGGAAGCGGGCTTCCATGTGGCCGTTAAAGGCTATGCTTTAGTGTCTAACGAACGTCCTGGAGCTCGTTATAGGTACGTATACCAATTCGAGCATGTCCAGAAGGAAGCCTTCTCTCGTAGGTCCTACCTTGACCCTCTGACGGCACAGGAATTGAAACCAGACGACCTAAAAAGAGCCTACCAGATTGGTGACGACTATCTAGAGTTCTCAGAAAAAGACCAGCGCTTGATGGCAAGCAGCTATTCCCCCACAGAACTGCCGTTTCTCAACCTACTTGGTTTCTGCTTAGCCGCGGAGGCTGTCCACCTATATGATAATATACAGCACGTGACTTTTGTGACTCCAAACGATTCCGTGTATGAAGGGTCTTCCGCAGCACTATCCGCCCTATACAGATCTCTCCTAAAGAAGCAGCTTGTTGGCATAATATGGGGTAAGCTTCGCACGACCTCCATGCCTGCCCTGTTTGCATTTGTCCCAGTGCAGCCAAGAGAAGGAAACAAGCAAACAACTCGTTTTAGCGAGGGTTTTTATCTCATACGCTTGCCATTTCAGGAGGAACTCCGAAAGTTCCCAACACCAGTGCAAACGTCATCATCAACTCTACTCCACAGCCAGGACTATCCTGTTTTTCGTAAAATTTCGATGCGAATCATTGATCACCTCGTGCTCAGCTCCTCCTACGTACCTGCACAATTCAAAAACCCCGCCATAGCAGCCCACTTCCGCGTGCTGGCAGAGCATctatttgaagaagcatCGGAGGATAGTGTGAAAGATGGACATAAACGTAACCTTGAGAAGATACAGGAACTTGATAATACTGTTACACGTTTACAGGCACTTCGGAATAGAGTAATGGCAGACGCGGAATCTGCACTAGCAAGATATTTGAAGCATTGGAATGCCTTCTACAACCGGCAGGGCAAACAGCCCGGTGGCTCTTCTTCAGGATCTTCAAGTGCGCGATACACTAAACGGAAGAAGCCATGA
- the NDI1 gene encoding NADH-ubiquinone reductase (H(+)-translocating) NDI1 (Syntenic homolog of Ashbya gossypii AFR447C; Syntenic homolog of Saccharomyces cerevisiae YML120C (NDI1)), with amino-acid sequence MLGVAYKSTELVGRQWFKTGILHGRVATYASSSIKDKSSGAELDSPKSSSAAGSSSFTTVKVIENKADNKPNVVILGSGWGAISFLKHIDARRYNVTIVSPRNYFLFTPLLPSTPVGTVDEKSIIEPVVSFALKKKGNVSYYEAEATSINPERNTVTIKSVSTVSQLAQPDRHLGLTQQDTAEVKYDYLVTAVGAEPNTFGIPGVEEHGYFLKEIPHSIQIRRKFLSNVEKANLLPKGDPERKRLLTVVVVGGGPTGVETAGEFQDYVDQDLKRFMPSIAKEVQIHLVEALPNVLNMFEKKLTSYAQEVLESTNINLMLKTAVGKVEEKFLIAKTNENGTVREEKIPYGTLIWATGNKARPIVTDLIKKIPAQQGSTRGLAVDGYMMVKGTNNIFAVGDNAFAGLAPTAQVAHQEAEYLTKLFDKMAKIPGFYGELAERKEKVDLLFEEHGFKPFKYVHLGALAYLGAEKAIADITYGNRSFYTGGGLITFYIWRVTYLSMLLSARSRFKVIGDWLKLTFFKRDCFKEL; translated from the coding sequence ATGTTAGGAGTTGCATATAAAAGTACTGAACTGGTCGGGCGCCAATGGTTTAAAACCGGGATTTTGCATGGTAGAGTAGCAACGTACGCTAGTTCAAGCATTAAAGATAAGAGCTCGGGGGCCGAGTTGGATTCACCAAAATCTTCATCTGCAGCCGGATCATCTTCTTTTACGACTGTGAAGGTGATTGAAAATAAGGCTGACAATAAGCCAAATGTTGTGATTCTTGGTTCCGGATGGGGTGCCATCTCGTTTTTGAAACACATCGACGCTAGACGTTATAATGTAACTATTGTATCTCCAAGAAACTACTTTTTATTTACTCCTCTGCTGCCTTCCACGCCTGTGGGAACGGTCGATGAGAAGTCCATTATCGAACCTGTCGTAAGCTTTGCACTAAAAAAGAAGGGAAATGTATCATATTACGAGGCCGAGGCCACTTCTATTAACCCAGAACGTAACACTGTCACAATCAAGTCTGTTTCTACTGTTTCCCAGTTGGCACAACCAGACCGCCACTTGGGCCTCACCCAACAAGATACTGCAGAGGTTAAGTACGACTACCTTGTTACCGCTGTTGGTGCTGAGCCAAACACTTTCGGAATTCCAGGTGTTGAGGAGCATGGTTACTTCTTAAAGGAGATCCCTCATTCTATCCAAATCCGTCGTAAGTTCTTGTCCAATGTTGAAAAGGCTAACTTGTTGCCAAAGGGCGATCCAGAAAGAAAGCGTTTGTTGACTGTTGTTGTCGTTGGTGGTGGTCCAACTGGTGTTGAGACTGCAGGTGAATTCCAGGATTACGTTGACCAAGACTTGAAGAGATTCATGCCTTCCATTGCTAAGGAAGTTCAAATTCACTTGGTTGAGGCTTTGCCAAACGTCTTGAACATGTTTGAAAAGAAATTGACTTCATATGCTCAAGAGGTTCTCGAAAGCACCAATATCAACTTGATGTTGAAGACTGCTGTCGGTAAGGTTGAGGAGAAGTTCTTAATCGCTAAGACTAATGAAAACGGTACTGTTAGAGAGGAGAAGATCCCATATGGTACTTTGATCTGGGCTACTGGTAACAAGGCCAGACCAATCGTCACTGACTTAATCAAGAAAATTCCAGCACAACAAGGTTCCACTCGTGGTCTAGCTGTTGATGGTTACATGATGGTCAAGGGTACTAACAACATCTTTGCAGTCGGTGACAATGCATTTGCTGGTTTGGCTCCTACCGCCCAAGTTGCACACCAAGAAGCTGAATATTTGACCAAGTTGTTCGATAAAATGGCTAAGATCCCTGGCTTCTACGGTGAATTGGCTGAAAGAAAGGAAAAGGTTGACCTGCTATTCGAAGAGCATGGATTCAAGCCATTCAAGTACGTCCACCTTGGTGCGCTAGCATACCTTGGTGCTGAGAAGGCAATTGCAGACATTACCTACGGTAACCGCTCATTCTATACCGGCGGTGGTTTGATTACTTTCTACATCTGGAGAGTAACCTATTTGAGCATGTTGCTGTCTGCAAGGTCCAGATTTAAGGTCATTGGAGACTGGTTGAAATTGACTTTCTTCAAGAGAGACTGTTTCAAGGAGCTCTAA
- the PHO84 gene encoding phosphate transporter PHO84 (Syntenic homolog of Ashbya gossypii AFR442C; Syntenic homolog of Saccharomyces cerevisiae YML123C (PHO84)), whose product MSLENKDRSQIYVHTAGGNSAFHNVINDYAHIADPLERRRLALKHIDDEPFGWYHVRSILVAGVGFLTDSYDIFAINLGIAMMSYVYWYGDIPSSTTTLLKVSTSVGTVIGQIGFGTIADIVGRKKIYGLELIIMIMATVLQCLIGSSPAVNFVGVLTFYRIIMGIGIGGDYPLSSIITSEFSTTKWRGAIMGAVFANQAWGQIVCGVTAMILVVAYRGDLEPATTGLQCGEACQRACDQMWRILVGFGCVPGLIALYFRLTIPESPRYSLDVQLATTLVVGDDDLEKDGDVVQRQHVTKKASFRDFCQHFSKWRHMKILIGTAGSWFMLDVAVYGMGLNTAVILQTIGYASSNNVYEKLYNSAVGNLILICAGSLPGYWASVATIDTVGRKPVQIMGFVVLTVLFCIIGFCYDNLGDKGLLGMYVVCQFFQNFGPNVTTFIVPGECFPTRYRSTAHGISAAAGKLGAILAQTTLGTLIDHNCARDGKAKNCWLPNVMKIFALFMFAGLLLSFFIPETKRKTLEQINEEYHGEVDPSSQAAESSSASQNEVYSLSKKNYP is encoded by the coding sequence ATGTCTTTAGAGAACAAAGACAGATCTCAGATTTATGTTCACACCGCAGGTGGTAACTCTGCTTTCCATAATGTTATCAACGATTACGCCCATATCGCTGATCCACTGGAAAGAAGAAGGTTGGCGCTAAAGCATATTGATGATGAGCCATTTGGGTGGTATCACGTGCGCTCTATCCTAGTTGCCGGTGTTGGTTTTTTGACTGACTCTTACGATATCTTTGCTATCAACTTGGGTATTGCGATGATGTCTTATGTTTACTGGTATGGTGACATTCCATCTTCTACTACCACTTTATTGAAAGTTTCGACTTCTGTTGGTACGGTTATTGGACAAATCGGTTTTGGTACTATTGCGGACATTGTTGGGCGTAAGAAAATCTATGGTTTGGAATTGATTATTATGATTATGGCTACTGTTCTGCAATGTCTGATTGGTAGCTCTCCTGCCGTTAATTTCGTGGGTGTCTTGACTTTTTACCGTATCATTATGGGTATTGGTATTGGTGGTGATTACCCTCTATCTTCTATTATTACATCTGAATTCTCGACAACCAAGTGGAGAGGTGCCATTATGGGTGCTGTCTTCGCTAATCAAGCATGGGGTCAAATTGTCTGTGGTGTTACTGCGATGATTCTTGTGGTGGCTTACAGAGGCGACTTAGAGCCAGCTACCACCGGTCTACAGTGTGGTGAGGCTTGTCAAAGAGCATGTGACCAGATGTGGAGAATTCTTGTTGGATTCGGCTGTGTTCCCGGTTTGATTGCATTGTACTTCAGATTAACTATTCCAGAATCACCAAGATACTCTTTGGATGTCCAACTTGCCACCACTCTAGTAGTAGGTGACGACGACTTGGAGAAGGACGGTGATGTTGTTCAAAGGCAACACGTTACAAAGAAGGCTTCGTTCCGTGACTTCTGTCAACATTTTTCTAAGTGGAGACACATGAAGATTTTAATCGGTACAGCAGGTTCTTGGTTTATGTTGGACGTTGCTGTCTACGGTATGGGTTTGAACACAGCGGTTATTTTGCAAACAATTGGATATGCTTCCTCTAACAACGTGTACGAGAAATTGTACAACTCCGCAGTCGGAAACTTAATCTTGATCTGTGCTGGTTCTTTGCCTGGTTACTGGGCCTCTGTGGCTACTATTGACACAGTTGGAAGAAAACCAGTTCAAATTATGGGTTTCGTGGTCCTAACTGTTCTATTCTGTATCATTGGGTTCTGTTACGATAACCTAGGTGACAAGGGCTTGCTGGGAATGTACGTTGTCTGTCAATTCTTCCAAAATTTCGGTCCAAACGTCACCACATTCATCGTCCCAGGTGAATGTTTCCCAACCAGGTACAGATCTACCGCTCATGGTATTTCCGCAGCTGCTGGTAAGCTGGGTGCTATTCTCGCTCAAACTACCCTCGGTACTCTAATAGATCACAACTGTGCCAGAGACGGTAAAGCCAAGAACTGTTGGTTGCCAAACGTCATGAAGATTTTTGCTCTCTTCATGTTTGCGGGATTACTATTGAGTTTCTTTATTCCTGAAACCAAGAGAAAGACGTTGGAACAAATTAACGAAGAATACCATGGTGAAGTGGACCCATCTAGCCAGGCGGCCGAGTCCAGCAGCGCCAGCCAAAACGAAGTTTATTCACTTTCCAAGAAGAACTACCCTTAA
- a CDS encoding tubulin alpha chain (Syntenic homolog of Ashbya gossypii AFR441C; Syntenic homolog of Saccharomyces cerevisiae YML085C (TUB1) and YML124C (TUB3); 1-intron in Ashbya gossypii), protein MREVISVNVGQAGCQIGNACWELYSLEHGIRPDGYLQTGLSKPKGGGEGFSTFFNETGSGKFVPRAVYVDLEPNVIDEVRTGPYKELFHPEQLISGKEDAANNYARGHYTVGRELLDEILDRIRKISDQCDGLQGFLFTHSLGGGTGSGLGSLLLEQLSIDYGKKSKLEFAVYPAPQVSTSVVEPYNTVLTTHTTLEHADCTFMVDNEAIYDMCKKSLDISRPSFANLNNLIAQVVSSVTASLRFDGSLNVDLNEFQTNLVPYPRIHFPLVSYAPILSKSKAHHESNSVGEITNSCFEPGNQMVKCDPRVGKYMATCLLYRGDVVTRDVQTAVAQVKSKKTVQLVDWCPTGFKIGICYEPPTATPESQLSSVSRAVCMLSNTTAIADAWKRIDRKFDLMYAKRAFVHWYVGEGMEEGEFTEAREDLAALERDYVEVGADTYADDEEF, encoded by the exons ATGAGAGAAGTCATCAGTGTCAACG TTGGACAAGCGGGATGTCAAATTGGTAACGCATGTTGGGAGTTATACTCCTTAGAACATGGTATTAGGCCGGACGGTTATTTGCAAACAGGTTTATCCAAGCCTAAGGGTGGTGGAGAAGGCTTTTCTACTTTCTTCAATGAAACCGGATCTGGAAAGTTTGTTCCTCGTGCAGTTTACGTGGATTTGGAACCTAACGTGATTGATGAAGTACGTACTGGTCCTTATAAGGAACTGTTTCATCCAGAGCAATTGATTAGTGGTAAGGAAGATGCTGCTAATAACTATGCTCGTGGTCATTACACAGTTGGAAGAGAACTTTTGGACGAAATTTTGGATAGAATCAGAAAAATTTCTGACCAGTGTGATGGTTTGCAAGGTTTCCTTTTCACGCACTCATTGGGTGGTGGTACCGGTTCTGGTTTAGGTTCCTTGTTATTGGAACAGTTATCTATTGACTATGGTAAGAAATCAAAGCTTGAGTTTGCTGTGTATCCAGCTCCTCAAGTTTCTACTTCTGTTGTTGAGCCATATAACACCGTCTTGACTACGCATACTACCTTAGAACATGCGGACTGTACTTTCATGGTTGACAATGAGGCTATCTACGACATGTGTAAAAAGAGCTTGGACATCTCGAGACCAAGCTTTGCCAACTTGAACAACTTGATTGCGCAGGTGGTGTCGTCTGTCACGGCGTCCTTGAGATTCGACGGTTCCTTGAATGTGGACTTGAATGAATTCCAGACCAATTTGGTTCCTTACCCTCGTATTCATTTCCCATTGGTCTCTTACGCTCCTATTCTATCTAAGAGCAAGGCTCATCACGAATCTAACTCTGTTGGTGAAATTACTAACTCTTGTTTCGAACCTGGCAACCAGATGGTGAAGTGTGACCCAAGAGTCGGTAAATATATGGCAACATGTTTGTTATACAGAGGTGACGTTGTTACCAGAGACGTTCAAACTGCCGTTGCTCAAGtgaagagcaagaagaCCGTTCAATTGGTCGACTGGTGCCCCACCGGTTTCAAGATCGGTATCTGTTACGAGCCTCCTACTGCAACTCCAGAATCTCAACTATCCTCAGTATCTAGAGCTGTATGCATGTTGTCGAATACTACTGCAATTGCCGATGCTTGGAAGAGAATTGACAGAAAGTTCGACTTGATGTACGCAAAGCGTGCATTCGTCCACTGGTACGTCGGTGAGGGTATGGAAGAAGGCGAATTCACAGAAGCTAGGGAGGACTTGGCAGCCTTGGAGAGGGACTACGTTGAAGTTGGTGCTGATACATATGCCGATGATGAGGAATTCTGA